A genomic segment from Comamonas terrigena NBRC 13299 encodes:
- a CDS encoding ABC transporter ATP-binding protein — MEPKNIVLNVNGIEVIYNHVILVLKGVSLQLPEKGIVALLGGNGAGKTTTLRAISNLLKGERGEVTKGSIELRGEQIQNLSPAELVQRGVVQVMEGRHCFAHLTIEENLMTGSYTRTDKGEIAANLEKVYNYFPRLKTRRTSQAAYTSGGEQQMCAIGRAIMSNPNIVLLDEPSMGLAPQIVEEVFNIVKDLNTKEGTTFLLAEQNTNMALKYADYGYIMESGRIVMDGSASDLASNEDVKEFYLGVGGDQRKSFKDAKSYKRRKRWLA; from the coding sequence ATGGAACCCAAGAACATCGTCCTCAATGTCAACGGCATTGAAGTCATCTACAACCACGTCATCCTGGTGCTCAAAGGCGTCTCGCTGCAACTGCCGGAAAAGGGCATCGTCGCCCTGCTCGGCGGCAACGGCGCAGGCAAGACCACCACGCTGCGGGCGATCTCCAACCTGCTCAAGGGGGAGCGTGGCGAGGTCACCAAGGGCTCCATCGAGCTGCGCGGCGAGCAGATCCAGAACCTGTCGCCCGCCGAGCTGGTCCAGCGCGGCGTGGTGCAGGTGATGGAAGGCCGCCACTGCTTTGCCCACCTGACCATCGAAGAAAACCTGATGACGGGCAGCTACACCCGCACCGACAAGGGCGAGATCGCGGCCAACCTGGAGAAGGTCTACAACTACTTCCCCCGCCTCAAGACGCGCCGCACCAGCCAGGCGGCCTACACCTCGGGGGGAGAGCAGCAAATGTGCGCCATTGGCCGCGCCATCATGAGCAACCCCAACATCGTGCTGCTGGACGAGCCCTCCATGGGCCTGGCGCCGCAGATCGTGGAAGAGGTGTTCAACATCGTCAAAGACCTGAACACCAAGGAAGGCACAACCTTCCTGCTGGCCGAGCAGAACACCAACATGGCGCTGAAGTACGCCGACTACGGCTACATCATGGAAAGCGGCCGCATCGTGATGGACGGCTCGGCCAGCGACCTGGCCAGCAACGAAGACGTCAAGGAGTTCTACCTGGGCGTGGGCGGCGACCAGCGCAAGAGCTTCAAGGACGCCAAGAGCTACAAGCGCCGCAAGCGCTGGCTGGCCTGA
- a CDS encoding phenylacetate--CoA ligase family protein, with translation MSSFYDALETRSPAEREADLLARLPTQIAQAQQHSPAFAQILAGVDASRITSRAALAQLPVTRKYELLQRQRDHLAHSPFGGFATHGFGRQMPRVFSSPGPIYEPEGTRGDYWRMARAIYAAGFRPGELIHNCFSYHFVPAGSMMETGAHALGCTVFPGGTGQTEQQVQAMAELRPAGYIGTPSFLKIILEKAAEQGVQLPTLTKALVSGEAFPPSLRDWLAERGVAAYQAYATADLGLIAYETSAREGLVLDEGVIVEIVRPGTGDPVAEGEVGELVITTLNTDYPLIRFGTGDLSAVLPGHCPTGRTATRIKGWLGRADQTTKVRGMFVHPAQVAEVAKRFPQILKARLVVSGEMANDQMALQVETTETAEGLARLIGDAIRDVTKLRGDVQLLPPGSLPNDGKVIEDARSYR, from the coding sequence ATGAGTTCGTTCTACGACGCCCTGGAAACCCGCAGCCCCGCCGAGCGCGAGGCCGATCTGCTGGCCCGTCTGCCCACGCAGATTGCCCAGGCCCAGCAGCATTCCCCGGCCTTTGCGCAGATCCTGGCCGGCGTGGATGCCAGCCGCATCACCAGCCGCGCAGCGCTGGCCCAGCTGCCCGTGACCCGCAAGTACGAGCTGCTGCAGCGGCAACGCGACCACCTGGCCCACAGCCCTTTCGGCGGCTTTGCCACGCACGGCTTCGGTCGGCAGATGCCCCGCGTGTTCAGCAGCCCCGGCCCCATCTATGAGCCCGAAGGCACGCGTGGCGATTACTGGCGCATGGCCCGTGCGATCTACGCGGCGGGCTTTCGCCCCGGCGAGCTGATCCACAACTGCTTCTCCTACCACTTCGTGCCCGCCGGCTCGATGATGGAGACCGGTGCCCATGCCCTGGGCTGCACCGTCTTCCCCGGCGGCACCGGCCAGACCGAGCAGCAGGTGCAGGCCATGGCCGAGCTGCGTCCGGCCGGCTACATCGGCACGCCCAGCTTTCTGAAGATCATTCTGGAAAAAGCCGCCGAACAGGGGGTGCAACTGCCCACGCTGACCAAGGCCCTGGTCAGCGGCGAGGCCTTCCCGCCCTCGCTGCGCGACTGGCTGGCCGAGCGTGGCGTGGCCGCCTACCAGGCCTATGCCACAGCCGATCTGGGGCTGATCGCCTATGAAACCAGCGCCCGCGAAGGGCTGGTGCTGGACGAAGGGGTGATCGTGGAAATCGTGCGCCCCGGCACCGGCGACCCGGTGGCCGAAGGCGAAGTGGGCGAGCTGGTGATCACCACGCTGAACACCGATTACCCGCTGATCCGTTTCGGCACCGGCGACCTGTCGGCCGTGCTGCCCGGCCACTGCCCCACAGGCCGCACCGCCACCCGCATCAAGGGCTGGCTGGGCCGCGCCGACCAGACCACCAAGGTGCGTGGCATGTTTGTGCACCCCGCCCAGGTGGCCGAGGTGGCCAAGCGCTTCCCGCAGATTCTGAAAGCACGCCTGGTGGTCAGCGGCGAGATGGCCAACGACCAGATGGCGCTGCAGGTGGAGACCACCGAAACCGCCGAAGGCCTGGCCCGGCTGATTGGCGACGCCATCCGTGACGTAACCAAGCTGCGCGGCGATGTGCAGCTGCTGCCGCCCGGCAGCCTGCCCAATGACGGCAAAGTGATCGAGGACGCGCGCAGCTACCGCTGA
- a CDS encoding tripartite tricarboxylate transporter substrate-binding protein, whose translation MKSTIRLATLAVAAAAACGAHAQAFPAAGKNITIVVPFAAGGPTDRVARDLAEALRKPLGGATVVIENAAGAGSTIGAAKVARAQPDGYTLLLNHIGMATIPSLYRKLSFNVLNDFEFLGIINDVPMTVVGRPTLEASNYAELSKWINANKEKVNLGHSGLGSAGHLCGLMFQSAVNVQMTTVAYKGAAPAITDLMGGTIDLMCDQTTNTSSQIEAKKVKGYAVTTKERLKTPALKHLPTLNESGVKGFNVTVWHGLYAPKGTPEAVLAQINTALKTALKDPTFIQKQEGLGAIVATDNRVERAAHKEFVKSEIDAWGKVIKAAGQFAD comes from the coding sequence ATGAAAAGCACCATCCGTCTGGCCACTTTGGCCGTTGCCGCCGCTGCCGCTTGCGGTGCCCACGCCCAAGCCTTCCCTGCCGCTGGCAAGAACATCACCATCGTGGTGCCCTTCGCGGCCGGTGGCCCGACCGACCGTGTCGCCCGCGATCTGGCCGAAGCCCTGCGCAAGCCCCTGGGCGGTGCCACGGTGGTGATCGAAAACGCTGCCGGCGCCGGCAGCACCATCGGCGCCGCCAAAGTGGCCCGCGCCCAGCCCGATGGCTACACCCTGCTGCTGAACCACATCGGCATGGCCACCATCCCCTCGCTGTACCGCAAGCTGTCGTTCAACGTGCTCAATGACTTCGAGTTCCTGGGCATCATCAACGACGTGCCCATGACCGTGGTGGGCCGTCCAACGCTGGAAGCCTCCAACTACGCCGAGCTGAGCAAGTGGATCAATGCCAACAAGGAAAAGGTCAACCTGGGCCACTCCGGTCTGGGTTCGGCCGGCCACCTGTGCGGTCTGATGTTCCAGAGCGCCGTGAACGTGCAGATGACGACCGTGGCCTACAAGGGCGCCGCGCCGGCCATCACCGACCTGATGGGCGGCACCATCGACCTGATGTGCGACCAGACGACCAACACCAGCTCTCAGATCGAAGCCAAGAAGGTCAAGGGCTACGCCGTCACCACCAAGGAACGCCTGAAGACCCCGGCCCTGAAGCACCTGCCCACCCTGAACGAATCGGGTGTGAAGGGCTTCAACGTCACCGTCTGGCACGGCCTGTACGCCCCCAAGGGCACACCGGAAGCGGTTCTGGCCCAGATCAACACGGCGCTCAAGACCGCCCTGAAGGACCCTACCTTCATCCAGAAGCAAGAAGGCCTGGGCGCCATCGTGGCCACCGACAACCGCGTGGAACGTGCCGCACACAAGGAATTCGTGAAGTCGGAAATCGACGCCTGGGGCAAGGTCATCAAGGCCGCCGGCCAGTTCGCCGACTAA
- a CDS encoding DUF1840 domain-containing protein: MAYKFKSRATADLTMLDAPGKQILLVLGKTPGEPGIVTVEQIPGAISALETAVVEDEKRRKALEEEVKNGNPKAGEALAKLSDELGAVSLRQRVKPLVDMFRASAQEGKDVTWER, translated from the coding sequence ATGGCCTATAAATTCAAATCTCGCGCAACCGCCGACCTCACCATGCTGGATGCCCCTGGCAAGCAGATTCTGCTGGTCCTGGGCAAGACCCCGGGCGAACCCGGCATCGTGACCGTGGAACAGATCCCCGGCGCCATCAGCGCCCTGGAAACTGCGGTGGTGGAGGACGAAAAGCGCCGCAAGGCCCTGGAGGAAGAGGTCAAGAACGGCAACCCCAAGGCCGGTGAAGCCCTGGCCAAGCTCAGTGACGAGCTGGGGGCCGTCAGCCTGCGCCAGCGCGTCAAGCCGCTGGTGGACATGTTCCGCGCCAGTGCCCAGGAGGGCAAGGACGTGACCTGGGAGCGTTGA
- a CDS encoding class I SAM-dependent methyltransferase — MKVMLSQLEARLASLSTPVLVQLPAGQWIGPEDAPVRLRVRSALALPFLTDGQIGSLGTAIVEGQVDVEGTMRDVMDAAAGLLDGEDPLKPQPGRWTSAVGKMRSMAMHTLVRDAQQIEFHYDLSDDFYALWLDPRRVYSCAYYRDPGMTLARAQEAKLDHICRKLQLQPGERFLDIGAGWGGLLLWAAEHYGVEAHGITLSHNQYHHVQQLIAQKGLQGRVHVELCDYRQKSAADPFDKVASVGMFEHVGRANMPEYFQTVKKLLRPGGMALIHGITAGGVDNHELGAGMGEFIGRYIFPGGELLHVSTVLHDMAGSGLEMVDTENLRPHYARTLWSWSDALEAQLTQAAQILQQQVAPERADKALRAYRLYLAGCAMGFERGWMALYQMLVIHPDGDLRQGKLRGAQSAYPFQRDYMYR, encoded by the coding sequence ATGAAAGTCATGCTCTCCCAGCTGGAGGCGCGTCTGGCCTCACTCTCCACCCCTGTCCTTGTACAGCTGCCTGCCGGGCAGTGGATCGGACCGGAAGATGCCCCCGTGCGCCTGCGGGTGCGTTCGGCCCTGGCCCTGCCGTTCCTGACCGATGGGCAGATCGGTTCGCTGGGCACGGCGATCGTGGAAGGCCAGGTCGACGTGGAGGGCACCATGCGCGACGTGATGGATGCCGCCGCCGGCCTGCTGGACGGGGAGGACCCCCTCAAGCCGCAGCCCGGGCGCTGGACCAGTGCGGTGGGCAAGATGCGCTCCATGGCCATGCACACGCTGGTGCGGGATGCGCAGCAGATCGAGTTCCACTACGACCTGTCGGATGACTTCTACGCGCTGTGGCTGGATCCGCGCCGGGTCTATTCCTGCGCCTACTACCGTGACCCCGGAATGACCCTGGCCCGGGCCCAGGAGGCCAAGCTGGACCATATCTGCCGCAAGCTGCAGCTGCAGCCGGGCGAGCGCTTTCTGGACATCGGGGCGGGCTGGGGCGGGCTGCTGCTGTGGGCGGCCGAGCATTACGGGGTGGAGGCGCATGGCATCACGCTGTCGCACAACCAGTACCACCATGTGCAGCAGCTGATTGCGCAGAAAGGCCTGCAGGGCCGGGTGCACGTGGAGCTGTGCGATTACCGCCAGAAGTCCGCTGCGGACCCGTTCGACAAGGTGGCGTCGGTGGGCATGTTCGAGCATGTGGGTCGGGCCAACATGCCGGAGTACTTCCAGACCGTCAAGAAACTGCTGCGGCCCGGTGGCATGGCCCTGATCCACGGGATCACGGCCGGCGGGGTGGACAACCACGAGCTGGGCGCCGGCATGGGCGAGTTCATTGGCCGCTACATCTTTCCCGGCGGGGAGCTGCTGCATGTGAGCACCGTGCTGCACGACATGGCCGGCAGCGGCCTGGAGATGGTGGACACCGAAAACCTGCGGCCGCACTATGCGCGCACGCTGTGGTCCTGGTCGGACGCGCTCGAGGCGCAGCTGACGCAGGCGGCCCAGATCCTGCAGCAGCAGGTGGCGCCCGAGCGTGCGGACAAGGCCCTGCGTGCCTACCGCCTGTATCTGGCAGGCTGCGCCATGGGATTCGAGCGCGGCTGGATGGCGCTGTACCAGATGTTGGTCATCCATCCGGACGGTGATTTGCGTCAAGGCAAGCTGCGTGGAGCACAATCGGCTTACCCTTTCCAGCGTGACTATATGTACCGATAA
- a CDS encoding aminopeptidase, whose protein sequence is MPWRRSGASLAAALLLAGCAAQSPLGYYWQAAAGQVRMLAAARPVAEAAQDPQRPDALRQRLLRAQQIRSFASQQLALPDNASYRRYADLGRSSAVWNVVAAPDDALELHRWCYPVLGCVGYRGYFAEADAQQHAARLRQQGLEVHVYGVPAYSTLGWFNWLGGDPLLNTFIRWSEPELAGLVFHELAHQLLYVQDDTAFNESFATAVQRLGTQQWLTTQASPALQAAFAAAELRRQEWRELTRSTRATLAELYAEHARSPWTTESLAARKRTVLADFHQRYARLRAGWQQEWQAVLAQRAAAAPAVATPTDPWALTDAWVAQANNASFAALGAYEDWVPAFVSMHQQAGGDWPRFYDAVRALARLPAAQRQAALCAALPPTSPHPDCVRHPD, encoded by the coding sequence ATGCCCTGGCGGCGCAGTGGCGCCAGCCTGGCTGCGGCATTGCTGCTGGCGGGCTGTGCCGCCCAGAGCCCGCTGGGCTACTACTGGCAGGCAGCGGCCGGCCAGGTACGGATGCTGGCTGCGGCCCGCCCGGTGGCCGAGGCCGCGCAAGACCCGCAGCGGCCCGACGCCCTGCGCCAGCGCCTGCTGCGCGCACAGCAGATCCGCAGCTTTGCCAGCCAGCAACTGGCCCTGCCCGACAACGCCAGCTACCGCCGCTACGCCGATCTGGGCCGCAGCAGCGCGGTGTGGAACGTGGTGGCCGCCCCCGACGATGCGCTGGAACTGCACCGCTGGTGCTACCCGGTGCTGGGCTGCGTGGGCTACCGCGGCTACTTTGCCGAAGCCGATGCCCAGCAACACGCCGCCAGGCTGCGCCAGCAGGGACTGGAAGTGCACGTCTATGGCGTGCCCGCCTATTCCACGCTGGGCTGGTTCAACTGGCTGGGCGGGGATCCGCTGCTGAACACCTTCATCCGCTGGAGCGAGCCCGAACTGGCCGGACTGGTCTTCCACGAGCTGGCCCACCAGCTGCTGTATGTGCAGGACGACACGGCCTTCAACGAATCCTTCGCCACCGCTGTGCAGCGCCTGGGCACGCAGCAGTGGCTGACCACGCAGGCCTCCCCCGCGCTGCAGGCCGCCTTTGCGGCGGCCGAACTGCGCCGCCAGGAGTGGCGCGAACTGACACGCAGCACCCGCGCCACCCTGGCGGAGCTCTATGCCGAACACGCCCGCTCTCCGTGGACGACCGAATCCCTGGCGGCACGCAAGCGGACGGTGCTGGCGGACTTTCACCAGCGCTACGCCCGGCTGCGGGCCGGCTGGCAACAGGAATGGCAGGCCGTGCTGGCCCAGCGCGCCGCTGCGGCACCAGCCGTGGCCACGCCCACCGATCCCTGGGCACTGACCGATGCCTGGGTGGCCCAGGCCAACAATGCCAGCTTTGCCGCACTGGGCGCCTACGAGGACTGGGTGCCGGCCTTCGTATCCATGCACCAGCAGGCCGGCGGGGATTGGCCGCGCTTTTATGATGCCGTGCGCGCGCTGGCCCGGCTGCCGGCGGCGCAACGCCAGGCGGCGCTGTGCGCCGCGCTTCCCCCCACTTCACCGCATCCCGACTGTGTCCGACATCCAGATTGA
- a CDS encoding polyhydroxyalkanoic acid system family protein, with amino-acid sequence MSDIQIDRPHTLGLPTARQHARLWADKAQAKFGVECRYEEGGEHDVLHFSGNGIDGQLQVSADALQLRASLGLLAAMFKDQIEAKLRAQFDDMAAAA; translated from the coding sequence GTGTCCGACATCCAGATTGACCGCCCCCACACCCTGGGCCTGCCCACCGCCCGCCAGCACGCCCGTCTGTGGGCCGACAAGGCCCAGGCCAAGTTCGGCGTGGAATGCCGCTACGAGGAAGGGGGCGAGCACGATGTGCTGCACTTCAGCGGTAATGGCATCGACGGCCAGCTGCAGGTGAGCGCCGACGCGCTGCAGTTGCGCGCCTCGCTGGGCTTGCTGGCCGCCATGTTCAAGGACCAGATCGAAGCCAAGCTCCGCGCCCAGTTCGACGACATGGCCGCGGCGGCCTGA
- a CDS encoding acyl-CoA-binding protein, translating to MSDLNATFEAAVANSKTLSERPDNATLLKIYALYKQATEGDNEAKKPSFSDMVGRAKWDAWEKLKDTSLDDAKQQYIDLIESLR from the coding sequence ATGTCCGATCTGAACGCCACGTTCGAAGCCGCCGTTGCCAATTCCAAGACCCTGAGCGAGCGTCCCGACAACGCCACGCTGCTGAAGATCTACGCGCTGTACAAGCAGGCCACCGAAGGCGACAACGAGGCCAAGAAGCCCAGCTTCTCCGACATGGTGGGCCGCGCCAAGTGGGATGCCTGGGAAAAGCTCAAGGACACTTCGCTGGACGATGCCAAGCAGCAGTACATCGATCTGATCGAATCGCTGCGCTGA
- a CDS encoding M20 aminoacylase family protein → MSLTAFLADQAPQITAIRRDLHAHPELCFEEVRTADLVAATLTGWGIPVHRGLGTTGVVGILHGRDGGTNGKAIGLRADMDALPMQEFNTFSHASQHAGKMHACGHDGHTAMLLAAAQYLAAHRDSLDGTVYLIFQPAEEGGGGAREMVKDGLFTQFPMQAVFGMHNWPGMREGTMAVGPGPAMASSNEFKIVVRGKGGHAAMPHMVLDPVPVAAQIITALQTIVSRNVKPIEAGVVSVTMVHAGEATNVVPDSVELQGTVRTFTLEVLDLIERRMEEVVRGTCAAHGVQCTFEFVRNYPPTINTAPEADFARRVMAQVVGEANALPQEPSMGAEDFAFMLLEKPGAYCFIANGDGDHRAMGHGGGPCTLHNPSYDFNDALIPRGAAFWVLLAQQWLEQPTR, encoded by the coding sequence ATGTCCCTGACCGCATTCCTGGCCGACCAGGCCCCCCAGATCACCGCCATCCGCCGTGACCTCCACGCCCACCCCGAGCTGTGCTTCGAAGAAGTGCGTACCGCCGACCTGGTGGCGGCCACGCTGACCGGGTGGGGCATTCCCGTGCACCGTGGCCTGGGCACGACCGGGGTGGTCGGCATTCTGCACGGCCGGGACGGTGGCACCAACGGCAAGGCGATTGGCCTGCGCGCCGACATGGATGCCCTGCCCATGCAGGAGTTCAACACCTTTTCCCACGCCAGCCAGCATGCCGGCAAGATGCACGCCTGCGGCCATGACGGCCACACCGCCATGCTGCTGGCGGCGGCCCAGTACCTGGCAGCCCACCGCGACAGCCTGGACGGCACGGTGTACCTGATCTTCCAGCCGGCCGAAGAGGGCGGTGGCGGCGCGCGCGAGATGGTCAAGGACGGGCTGTTCACCCAGTTCCCGATGCAGGCCGTGTTCGGCATGCACAACTGGCCCGGCATGCGCGAAGGCACGATGGCGGTGGGCCCCGGCCCGGCCATGGCGTCCAGCAATGAATTCAAGATCGTGGTGCGCGGCAAGGGCGGGCATGCCGCCATGCCGCACATGGTGCTGGACCCGGTGCCGGTGGCGGCACAGATCATCACCGCGCTGCAGACCATCGTCAGCCGCAACGTCAAGCCCATCGAGGCGGGCGTGGTGTCGGTCACCATGGTGCACGCCGGCGAGGCCACCAATGTGGTGCCCGACAGCGTGGAGCTGCAGGGCACTGTGCGCACCTTCACGCTGGAGGTGCTGGACCTGATCGAGCGCCGCATGGAAGAGGTGGTGCGCGGCACCTGCGCCGCCCATGGCGTGCAGTGCACGTTCGAGTTTGTGCGCAACTACCCGCCGACCATCAACACCGCGCCCGAGGCGGACTTTGCCCGCCGCGTGATGGCCCAGGTGGTGGGCGAGGCCAATGCACTGCCCCAGGAACCTTCGATGGGCGCGGAGGACTTTGCCTTCATGCTGCTGGAAAAGCCCGGTGCCTACTGCTTCATTGCCAATGGCGACGGCGACCACCGCGCCATGGGCCACGGCGGCGGCCCGTGCACCTTGCACAACCCCAGCTACGACTTCAACGATGCGCTGATCCCGCGCGGTGCGGCGTTCTGGGTGCTGCTGGCCCAGCAGTGGCTGGAGCAGCCCACACGCTGA
- a CDS encoding molybdopterin-containing oxidoreductase family protein, which yields MSALPDSAVTTVTGACPHDCPDTCSLRTTVINGVATRVQGNADHPHTGGVLCAKVSKYTERTYHADRVLQPLKRSGPKGSGQFTPVSWDEALGDIARRLHTIAQRNPEAILPYSYAGTMGQVQGESMDRRFFHQLGASLLDRTICASAGSEALTATYGGKLGMRVEFFAESQLILIWGSNAITSSLHFWRYAQEAKRNGARLVCIDPRKSETADKCHEHLQLLPGTDAALALALMHELIRNDWLDHDYIARHTLGWDALKARALEWPPARAAAVCGLQEAQITALARAYGTTRPAAIRLNYGMQRARGGGNAVRAIACLPALVGAWRHRAGGLLLSSSGVSPFNKAALQLPQLLGDRRPRTLNMSTIGDVLLHPGDAHWGPQVEAVVVYNSNPVAVAPESAKVAAGFAREDLFTVVLEHFLTDTADHADYVLPATTQLEHWDIHGSYGHTDVLLNRPAIAPEGQARSNAQIFSALAAHMARLDPAFAAPHFQASDEALCRTAVAQTAVDFDALLQHGFARIPVADAPFAEGGFATPSGKCEFDNPLLAQRGINTLPDYLPNYETPTAAYPLAMISPPARNFLNSSFANVASLQRMEERPLLELHPDDAATRGIADGDALRVFNARGEHVCHASLNGRARAGVVVGLGLWWRKHGANGTNVNELTHQQLTDIGRAPCFYDCAVQVERLA from the coding sequence ATGTCTGCTCTCCCCGACTCCGCTGTCACCACCGTCACCGGCGCCTGCCCCCACGACTGTCCGGACACCTGCTCGCTGCGCACCACCGTGATCAACGGCGTGGCCACGCGCGTGCAGGGCAACGCGGACCATCCGCACACCGGCGGCGTGCTCTGCGCCAAGGTCAGCAAGTACACGGAGCGCACCTACCACGCGGACCGGGTGCTCCAGCCGCTCAAGCGCAGCGGCCCCAAAGGCAGCGGCCAGTTCACCCCGGTCAGTTGGGACGAGGCCCTGGGCGACATCGCCCGGCGCCTGCACACGATTGCCCAGCGCAACCCCGAAGCCATCCTGCCGTACAGCTACGCCGGTACCATGGGCCAGGTACAGGGCGAAAGCATGGACCGGCGCTTTTTCCACCAGCTGGGCGCCAGTCTGCTGGACCGCACCATCTGCGCCAGTGCCGGCAGCGAGGCCCTGACCGCCACCTACGGCGGCAAGCTGGGCATGCGGGTGGAGTTCTTTGCCGAGAGCCAGCTGATCCTGATCTGGGGCAGCAACGCCATCACCAGCAGCCTGCATTTCTGGCGCTATGCCCAGGAGGCCAAGCGCAACGGCGCCCGGCTGGTCTGCATCGACCCGCGCAAGAGCGAGACCGCCGACAAATGCCATGAGCACCTCCAGCTGCTGCCCGGCACCGATGCCGCGCTGGCCCTGGCGCTGATGCACGAGCTGATCCGCAACGACTGGCTGGACCACGACTACATCGCCCGGCACACCCTGGGCTGGGATGCGCTGAAGGCCCGGGCGCTGGAATGGCCGCCTGCACGTGCCGCCGCCGTCTGCGGGCTGCAGGAAGCACAGATCACGGCGCTGGCCCGCGCCTACGGCACCACCCGGCCCGCCGCCATCCGCCTGAACTACGGCATGCAGCGTGCGCGCGGGGGCGGCAATGCCGTGCGCGCCATCGCCTGCCTGCCGGCCCTGGTCGGTGCCTGGCGCCACCGTGCCGGCGGCCTGCTGCTGTCCAGCTCGGGCGTGTCCCCCTTCAACAAGGCGGCGCTGCAGCTGCCGCAGCTGCTGGGTGACCGCCGTCCGCGCACGCTGAACATGAGCACCATCGGCGATGTGCTGCTGCATCCCGGGGACGCACACTGGGGCCCCCAGGTCGAGGCCGTGGTGGTCTACAACAGCAACCCCGTGGCCGTGGCCCCGGAGTCGGCCAAGGTGGCCGCCGGTTTTGCCCGCGAAGACCTGTTCACCGTGGTGCTGGAGCATTTCCTGACCGACACCGCCGACCATGCCGACTATGTGCTGCCCGCCACCACCCAGCTGGAACACTGGGACATCCACGGCAGCTACGGCCACACCGATGTGCTGCTGAACCGCCCGGCCATTGCCCCCGAAGGCCAGGCGCGCAGCAATGCGCAGATCTTCAGCGCCCTTGCCGCGCACATGGCCCGGCTCGACCCGGCCTTTGCCGCCCCGCACTTTCAGGCCTCCGACGAGGCGCTGTGCCGCACGGCCGTCGCACAGACGGCGGTGGATTTCGACGCCCTGCTGCAGCACGGCTTTGCCCGCATTCCGGTGGCCGATGCGCCGTTTGCCGAAGGCGGCTTTGCCACGCCATCTGGCAAGTGCGAATTCGACAACCCGCTGCTCGCCCAGCGGGGCATCAACACCCTGCCGGACTACCTGCCCAACTACGAGACCCCGACCGCCGCCTACCCGCTGGCCATGATCTCGCCACCGGCGCGCAACTTCCTGAACAGCAGCTTTGCGAATGTGGCCAGCCTGCAGCGCATGGAAGAGCGCCCGCTGCTGGAGCTGCACCCTGACGATGCCGCCACGCGCGGCATTGCCGACGGTGATGCCCTGCGCGTCTTCAATGCCCGGGGCGAGCATGTCTGCCACGCCAGCCTGAACGGCCGCGCCCGTGCCGGCGTGGTGGTGGGGCTGGGCCTGTGGTGGCGCAAGCACGGCGCCAACGGCACGAATGTGAACGAGCTGACGCACCAGCAGCTGACCGACATCGGCCGTGCGCCCTGCTTCTACGACTGTGCTGTGCAGGTCGAACGGCTGGCGTAA
- a CDS encoding LysR family transcriptional regulator has protein sequence MKLPDLNDLYYFALVVEHGGFAPASRALGIPKSKLSRRIAQLEERLGAQLLLRSTRSFAVTEVGKRYHEHCRAMLTEAEAAEESVAITHAEPCGVVRMSCPVALLAAQVGKMLGAFMVLHPRVQLQVDETNRRVDVVAEGLDLAIRVRPPPLQDSDLVLRTLAERGQCLVASPALLAQCGQAAGPMDLSHWPSLEMGLPQETHRWVLLGPGGERAEVRHQPRLVTQSMLALRDAALQGAGVVQLPRMFIQAELDSGALVQVLPGWAPRVEIIHAVYASRRGQLPAVRALLDFLVQQFQALEED, from the coding sequence ATGAAACTGCCCGACCTCAACGACCTGTACTACTTCGCCCTGGTGGTGGAGCACGGCGGCTTTGCGCCTGCCAGCCGCGCCCTGGGCATCCCCAAATCCAAGCTCAGCCGCCGCATTGCCCAGCTGGAAGAGCGCCTGGGGGCCCAGTTGCTGCTGCGTTCCACACGCAGCTTTGCCGTGACCGAGGTGGGCAAGCGCTACCACGAGCACTGCCGCGCCATGCTGACCGAGGCCGAGGCGGCCGAGGAATCCGTGGCCATCACCCATGCCGAGCCCTGCGGTGTGGTGCGCATGAGCTGCCCGGTGGCCCTGCTGGCGGCCCAGGTGGGCAAGATGCTGGGCGCGTTCATGGTGCTGCATCCACGCGTGCAGTTGCAGGTGGATGAAACCAACCGCCGCGTGGATGTGGTGGCCGAAGGGCTGGACCTGGCCATCCGCGTGCGCCCGCCCCCGCTGCAGGACAGCGATCTGGTGCTGCGCACCCTGGCCGAGCGGGGCCAGTGCCTGGTGGCCAGTCCGGCGCTGCTGGCGCAGTGCGGTCAGGCGGCGGGCCCCATGGATTTATCGCACTGGCCCAGCCTGGAGATGGGGCTGCCCCAGGAGACCCACCGCTGGGTGCTGCTGGGGCCGGGGGGAGAGCGCGCCGAGGTGCGCCACCAGCCCCGGCTGGTGACCCAATCCATGCTGGCGTTGCGCGATGCCGCCCTGCAGGGGGCGGGCGTGGTGCAGCTGCCCCGCATGTTCATCCAGGCCGAGCTGGACAGCGGCGCCCTGGTGCAGGTGCTGCCGGGGTGGGCACCGCGTGTGGAAATCATCCACGCTGTCTATGCCTCGCGCCGGGGCCAGCTGCCGGCGGTGCGGGCGCTGCTGGACTTTCTGGTGCAGCAGTTCCAGGCGCTGGAAGAGGACTGA